Proteins encoded by one window of Mariniplasma anaerobium:
- a CDS encoding galactokinase translates to MKEKMNKQFAKLFNRNDGQVYYSPGRVNLIGEHIDYNGGFVFPCALSYGTYGIAAKRNDPKIKVFSNPFSKEIYTFDLDHLVKDSKNSWADYIKGSIKAILDKGYKIEYGIDLYIEGTLPVNAGLSSSSSLELLIIYIFDHLNSLNINRPEMAILGKDVENKFIGVNSGIMDQFIIANGQKDHAIMLNTETLEYQQIPLFLDTYSLLIVNTNKQRGLADSKYNERFQECQDSMAILQPKFGIKNLCSLSDEQLLLSKDMLSDTIYRRTRHVQTEQKRTILSAKALKAGHIKEFADLMTSSHMSLKNDYEVTGVELDTLVETLLHSGATGARMTGAGFGGCVVALVETDKFDEVCKQTKAIYLDKIGYEPSFYNVVPEDGVSAI, encoded by the coding sequence ATGAAAGAAAAAATGAATAAACAATTTGCAAAACTATTTAATAGAAATGATGGACAAGTTTATTATTCACCAGGACGAGTTAATCTTATTGGAGAGCATATCGATTATAATGGTGGTTTTGTATTTCCATGTGCATTAAGCTATGGAACATACGGGATTGCAGCTAAACGAAATGATCCCAAGATAAAAGTTTTTTCAAACCCTTTTTCAAAAGAAATTTATACATTTGATCTTGATCATTTAGTTAAAGATTCTAAAAACTCTTGGGCTGATTATATCAAAGGTTCCATAAAGGCAATCCTTGATAAAGGTTATAAAATTGAATATGGCATTGATTTATACATTGAAGGCACGCTTCCTGTTAATGCTGGCTTATCTTCTTCTTCATCACTTGAATTATTAATCATTTATATATTTGATCATTTAAATAGTTTAAATATCAATAGACCTGAAATGGCAATATTAGGAAAAGATGTAGAAAATAAATTTATAGGCGTTAATTCAGGTATTATGGATCAATTCATTATCGCAAATGGTCAAAAAGATCACGCCATCATGTTAAACACTGAGACTCTTGAATATCAACAAATCCCATTATTTTTAGATACTTATAGTCTTTTAATCGTTAACACGAATAAACAAAGAGGTCTTGCTGATTCGAAATACAACGAACGATTTCAAGAATGTCAAGATTCAATGGCTATACTACAACCAAAATTTGGTATAAAAAATTTGTGTAGCCTATCTGATGAACAATTATTATTATCTAAAGATATGTTAAGTGATACCATTTATAGACGTACGCGCCATGTACAAACAGAACAAAAGAGAACTATTCTTTCTGCAAAAGCTTTAAAAGCTGGTCATATCAAAGAGTTTGCAGATCTAATGACTTCTTCACATATGTCTTTAAAAAATGATTATGAAGTAACAGGTGTTGAATTAGATACCTTAGTTGAAACGCTTCTTCATTCAGGAGCAACAGGTGCACGCATGACTGGAGCTGGCTTTGGTGGATGTGTTGTCGCACTTGTAGAAACTGACAAGTTTGATGAAGTTTGCAAACAAACTAAAGCAATCTATTTAGATAAAATTGGATACGAGCCTTCATTTTATAATGTTGTCCCTGAAGATGGTGTCTCAGCTATCTAA
- a CDS encoding UDP-glucose--hexose-1-phosphate uridylyltransferase: protein MLKLIESLIRYEIRQNVIKERDYVYVRNQLFNLLRIEPTDQDISYESIGYPSDALDPILDILEEQHILDGSKVARDLFDAKIMNVFAKLPSEIEDLFFNLYKKDSKLATDWYYNYMKALNYIRSERIEKNEFFKTSSIYGDVEITINLSKPEKDPKSILAASKVKSLAYPKCVLCAESEGFAGNPSRDSRDQHRLIELNVNNEPWYLQYSPYTYYNEHAIVLSKEHRPMKINQKTFENLLELCEQFNHYLFGSNADLPIVGGSILSHDHYQGGNYVFPIEKAKTLDSWKKDGITYNLKKWPLSTLVIKSKSKEALIKKAVSILDKWKNYDNADLDIKSYSDDTPHHTITPIARIEDGFYTLTLILRDNQTSDEHPLGIFHPHADKWHIKKENIGLIEAMGLAILPARLKTEMAFVKSYLLTQKQLPDEALKHKDFAQKILNEHQIDKDNVDEILEQAIGEVFVSILEDSGCFKQNKEGISAFKSFIKDELI, encoded by the coding sequence ATGTTAAAACTAATAGAAAGTTTAATCCGTTATGAAATAAGACAAAATGTCATTAAAGAACGTGACTATGTCTATGTGCGAAATCAATTGTTTAACCTTTTGCGTATTGAACCTACTGACCAAGATATATCCTACGAATCAATTGGCTACCCTTCTGATGCCCTTGATCCAATACTTGATATATTAGAAGAGCAACATATACTTGATGGCTCTAAGGTAGCTAGAGACTTATTTGACGCAAAAATCATGAATGTTTTTGCTAAACTACCTTCTGAGATTGAAGATCTCTTTTTTAACCTTTATAAAAAAGATAGCAAGCTTGCTACTGACTGGTATTATAACTATATGAAAGCTTTAAACTACATTAGAAGTGAGCGTATAGAAAAAAATGAATTTTTCAAAACTTCATCTATCTATGGAGATGTTGAAATAACTATCAATCTATCCAAACCAGAAAAAGACCCTAAAAGTATTTTAGCTGCATCAAAAGTTAAAAGTCTAGCTTATCCAAAATGTGTCCTTTGTGCAGAAAGTGAAGGTTTTGCTGGTAACCCTTCTCGCGATTCTAGAGATCAACATCGTTTAATCGAATTAAATGTAAATAATGAGCCTTGGTATTTACAATATTCACCTTATACATATTACAACGAACACGCTATAGTCTTATCTAAAGAACATAGACCTATGAAAATAAATCAAAAGACATTTGAAAACCTACTTGAATTGTGCGAACAATTTAATCATTACTTATTTGGGTCTAATGCTGATCTACCAATCGTTGGAGGATCTATATTATCTCATGATCACTATCAAGGTGGAAATTATGTCTTTCCTATTGAAAAAGCGAAAACTTTAGACTCTTGGAAAAAAGATGGCATTACATATAATCTTAAAAAATGGCCATTATCTACTCTAGTGATTAAGAGTAAATCAAAAGAGGCTCTAATTAAAAAAGCTGTTTCAATTTTAGACAAATGGAAAAACTATGATAACGCTGATTTAGATATTAAATCATATAGTGATGATACACCCCATCATACAATTACACCTATAGCACGTATTGAAGATGGATTTTATACACTAACTTTAATTTTAAGAGACAATCAAACTAGTGATGAACATCCTTTAGGAATCTTTCATCCACATGCCGACAAATGGCATATCAAAAAAGAGAATATAGGTCTTATTGAAGCGATGGGTCTAGCAATTCTTCCAGCCAGATTAAAAACAGAAATGGCATTTGTTAAATCATATCTTTTAACACAAAAGCAATTACCTGATGAAGCATTAAAACATAAAGATTTTGCTCAAAAGATTTTAAATGAACATCAAATAGATAAAGATAATGTAGATGAAATTCTTGAACAAGCAATTGGAGAAGTATTTGTATCTATATTAGAAGACAGCGGATGCTTTAAACAAAATAAAGAAGGTATTTCTGCCTTTAAATCATTTATAAAGGATGAATTAATATGA
- a CDS encoding LacI family DNA-binding transcriptional regulator, translating to MSTLKDIALKSNVSISTASRILSNDKTLSVADQTRSKVLRVADELDYQTKKNKQTKTKLTVALIHWYTRAKELEDNYYLSIRLGVEKAAHEQGIELIKIFHDSLSQSLIPADGAIAIGKFDHEEVSKFKKIYKHIVFVDSSPDVNTFDSVTIDFEQAFKEAIDFLRSQHINKIGYIGGREFTHTLKQPIGDRREKFFRSYVKEHEHIHIGEFNIASGYELMKNIIAKDKLVEAYIIASDNMAIGALRALYEANIKVPDDVSIISVNDIEQSAYTIPPLSTIKIYKEHMGEVAINLLIEKINGREIAQKVIIPTKLILRKTTKEANPC from the coding sequence ATGTCCACATTAAAAGATATTGCACTAAAATCTAATGTTTCAATATCAACTGCTTCCCGTATTCTAAGCAATGATAAGACACTATCTGTTGCAGATCAGACAAGATCTAAGGTTTTAAGAGTTGCTGATGAATTGGATTATCAAACTAAAAAAAATAAACAAACAAAAACAAAATTAACTGTTGCACTTATACATTGGTATACACGTGCTAAAGAATTGGAAGACAATTATTATCTATCCATTCGTTTAGGTGTCGAAAAAGCCGCACATGAACAGGGCATTGAATTAATCAAAATTTTTCACGATAGTCTTTCTCAATCTTTAATACCTGCAGATGGAGCCATCGCTATAGGTAAATTTGATCATGAGGAAGTTTCAAAGTTTAAAAAAATATATAAACATATCGTCTTTGTTGATTCATCACCTGATGTTAACACCTTTGACAGCGTAACTATTGATTTTGAACAAGCTTTTAAAGAAGCTATTGATTTTTTAAGAAGTCAACACATCAATAAAATAGGTTATATTGGAGGTAGAGAATTCACACATACCTTAAAACAACCTATCGGAGATAGAAGAGAAAAATTCTTTAGATCTTATGTTAAGGAACATGAGCACATACACATTGGTGAATTTAATATTGCATCTGGTTACGAACTGATGAAAAATATAATTGCAAAAGATAAATTAGTCGAAGCATATATCATTGCTAGTGACAATATGGCCATTGGAGCGCTTAGAGCTTTATATGAAGCAAATATTAAAGTCCCAGATGACGTATCCATCATTAGTGTTAACGATATAGAGCAAAGTGCTTATACAATTCCACCATTATCAACAATAAAAATATATAAAGAACATATGGGTGAAGTCGCAATCAATCTACTCATAGAAAAAATCAATGGTAGAGAAATTGCTCAAAAAGTAATTATTCCAACTAAATTAATATTAAGAAAAACGACCAAGGAGGCAAATCCATGTTAA